One Hypanus sabinus isolate sHypSab1 chromosome 4, sHypSab1.hap1, whole genome shotgun sequence genomic region harbors:
- the LOC132392364 gene encoding uncharacterized protein LOC132392364, which yields MESILRPDRLDLDPQSQEAGNAFKLWLVCFESYLEEIQVTETTTMHRVLLSRVSPWVYSMIRDQPSYQGAMDTLKRQYLRPVNTVYARHHLATWQQRAAESSAEFVRALQTLVWACDWRGLTAEQHAELLVRDAFVTGIRSMYVRQWLLEHTDLTLHSAAELADMLEAALHNADALQVHDLPPASWTLQTPQPAGESSTVAARRKIAKCYFCGLELHPRKRCPARGAVERRATSPSPVSPNRERGQLAPRAKHGGGHLGRRHLVLPTSHGCLPGTPPCRTKIAIQL from the coding sequence atggagagcattttacgacccgacagattggatctcgaccctcaatcccaggaagctgGCAACGCATTCAAACTCTGGCTAGtatgcttcgaatcgtacctggaggagattcaagtGACCGAGACCACCAcgatgcacagagttctcctctccagggtcagtccatgggtctactccatgatcagggacCAACCGAGCTACCAAGGTGCaatggacaccctcaaaagacaatacctgcggccggtgaacaccgtctatgcaagacatcacttagcgacATGGCAGCAGCGGGCAgcagagtcgagcgctgagtttgtccgggccctacagacactcgtgtgggCCTGCGACTGGAGGGggctgacggcggaacagcatgcggagctcctggtacgagatgccttcgttacggggatcaggtcaatgtacgtgcgccagtggctgctggaacacactgatcttaccttacattcggcggCTGAGCTGGCTGAcatgctggaggccgctctgcacaacgctgatgctctCCAGGTGCACGATCTCCCACCGGCCTCATGGACGCTGCaaaccccgcaacccgccggcgaatcgTCCACGGTTGCTGCCAGACGCAAGATCGcgaagtgttacttctgcggactcgagttgcacccccgaaaacgctgcccggcccgaggagctgtggaaagaagggccacttcgccaagccctgtaagtccaaaccgcgAGCGGGGTCAATTAGCACCACGTGCGAAGCAcgggggcggccatcttggtcGGCGCCACCTCGTACTGCCTACGTCCCAtgggtgcttaccaggcaccccACCATGCCGGACCAAGATAGCGATTCAACTCTGA